GGCCTGAAGAAACCAACATTTAATCCATCTTTGCGGGCTTTAGAGACGGCTTGTCTTGCAGACCTTGCCACGCATCCATAGGCAAGTACGATCACCTCTGCATTTTCCACGTCCTCAGCCTGATACCGTATAATATCATTGCGGTTGCGTTCTATTTTATCCAACAGCCTCCCAATGATCCTCTCAGCCACTTTAGTATCAGCAGCAGCGTTGGAACCTTTTTCATCATGCAGGGTTCCCGAAACATAATAACGGTAGCCTTCACCTAAATTAGCCATGGGGGGTACTCCGTCCTCATCTCCGGCGAACGGAAGATATTCTTCCGGGGGTACGGTCGGTTTTTTCCTGTTAATAATCTTTATCTCCGCTGGGTCGGGCAATTCCACTTCTTCCCTCAGATGACCCAACACAGCGTCAGTCAACAAGATCACAGGCACTCTGTATTTTTCAGCATAATTAAAGCATTCAATGGTCAAATCAAACATTTCTTTTACTGTAGAGGGTGAGAGCGCAATTACAGGATGATCACCGTTAGTTCCCCATTTGGCCTGCATCACATCACCTTGAGCAGCCAAGGTGGGAAGCCCTGTTGAAGGCCCCCCCCTCTGCACATTAACAATAACGCACGGGGCCTCTGCCATGGAAGCCCACCCCAGGTTCTCTTGCATTAAGGAAAACCCGGGCCCACTGGTTGCGGTAAGTGACTTTGCACCAACTAAAGAGGCACCTGCTATAGCTCCCATACAGGCAAGTTCATCTTCCATTTGGATAAACCTACCACCGACCTCCGGCATTCTTTTGGCTAGAACCTCAGCAACTTCTGTAGCCGGGGTAATGGGGTAGCCCGCGTAAAAATTTGCACCGGCGGCTATGGCACCCTCCGCACAGGCCTCGTTTCCCTGCATTAAACGAACTCTTTTATTTTCAATACTCAAGATCTTCGTCACCTCTTCTTGGGTGTTTAATATACAAAAAAGCTTTGCATGTCCCTTTTGAAAATTAGACCAACCAAGAGGTTGGTCCAATTTTTCAGTTTAATTTGCGCGAAACCTGATAAGTTAACATTACTCCACAATTATAAGTGATAATGTGTCATTGAAAGCCTTGAAAATCTTAACACCTTACGGTTAGGTTAATTAACGAATTAAGTAAGGAATAGTAATCTTGCATGCATCACTGGGGCATTCGGTTTCACAGGCCCCGCAGTACCAGCAGTGATCATATTTAAAATAGGGTTTCCCAGATTCATCGATCCGTATGCAGTCCATGGGGCAATACTCTTCACAGAGTCCACACCCACTGCACTTGTCAAAGTTTACACGTATGCCCATTTGCGTTATCCTCCTCGTAAAATCTTATAGATTATAATCTATAGGCCTTAATTCCACCTTAATCTCTCCCTCTTTGTCTCCACGACTTAGCACAACGTGTTTCAACCAGTTTTCATCATCCATTTCCGGATAATCCACACGATAATGCCTCTCAGACCACCGGGACTCTTTACGGTTCAAAGAGGCAACCGCGCACAATTCCGCACAGTCGGCGATAAATCCTACCTCGATAGCCCTGGCCAGTTCATTGTTATCAGTTACCTTCATTACCTCTTTGAGTTCATCCTTAAT
This Bacillota bacterium DNA region includes the following protein-coding sequences:
- a CDS encoding 2-oxoacid:acceptor oxidoreductase subunit alpha, whose amino-acid sequence is MQGNEACAEGAIAAGANFYAGYPITPATEVAEVLAKRMPEVGGRFIQMEDELACMGAIAGASLVGAKSLTATSGPGFSLMQENLGWASMAEAPCVIVNVQRGGPSTGLPTLAAQGDVMQAKWGTNGDHPVIALSPSTVKEMFDLTIECFNYAEKYRVPVILLTDAVLGHLREEVELPDPAEIKIINRKKPTVPPEEYLPFAGDEDGVPPMANLGEGYRYYVSGTLHDEKGSNAAADTKVAERIIGRLLDKIERNRNDIIRYQAEDVENAEVIVLAYGCVARSARQAVSKARKDGLNVGFFRPITMWPFPDQELLKAVGNAHTVIVPEMNNGQYAGEVARALHDGGKSAKVTRLTEISCNLIHPERILAGIREAANNG
- a CDS encoding 4Fe-4S dicluster domain-containing protein, encoding MGIRVNFDKCSGCGLCEEYCPMDCIRIDESGKPYFKYDHCWYCGACETECPSDACKITIPYLIR